The Impatiens glandulifera chromosome 3, dImpGla2.1, whole genome shotgun sequence genome contains a region encoding:
- the LOC124933060 gene encoding splicing factor-like protein 1, with amino-acid sequence MEYNECSSVPSSENHAVDIQLSTFPASHGSVSSESDHQKTLLNHDLNEEARFEALTANGQDNSMSKAEISDKALESNQEDANLTNGSVPAIHKPLLSENLTNTHSGIDNCSGGEDETTSKRRKRRSRWDPPPSESNDGAGSDGVSGTVKKRKSRWSDDEPKPVTQLPDFMKDFTGIDLDPEIQALNSRLLQISRKLQSGLPLDDRPEGARSPSPEPVYDNFGIRINTREFRAREKLNRERQEIISQIIKKNPAYKPPADYRPPKLHKKLYIPMKEFPGYNFIGLIIGPRGNTQKRMERETGAKIVIRGKGSTKEGRLGQKRDLKSDPSDNEDLHVMVEADTQEALDAAAGMVEKLLQPVDEVLNEHKRQQLRELATLNGTIRDEEFCRLCGEPGHRQFACPTRLTTFKSDVLCKICGDGGHPTIDCPVKATTGKKMDDEYQNFLAELGGNAPESSFKQSSATLALGPGTTTTFTGTSQTDSISNGINKPVKEFDDTNLYVGYLPPTFDDDSLIKLFSPFGEIVMAKVIKDRTTGLSKGYGFVKYSNIEQANHAITSMSGYRLDGRVIAVRVAGKLPQPVVPPGPPTLNQAPHGGYSGAPVPWGLTRPPPYAHYPSPQGLTMYSHLPVQPVPSFGFQYPPQMVQSGETQQIFPPGVNSQTSPAVQPVLTNVYPNNVASIPSSIQAQYQPFPNTYPSYYNVAPPPPLPSADLSHSVGNVPWASTPPVPSAAASEMKAYSADAEYEKFMSETT; translated from the coding sequence GAATCAAATCAGGAGGACGCAAATCTTACAAATGGTTCTGTACCCGCGATTCATAAGCCTCTTTTGTCCGAGAATTTAACCAATACTCACAGCGGCATCGACAACTGCTCTGGCGGAGAAGATGAAACCACCAGCAAACGCAGGAAGCGACGAAGTAGGTGGGATCCGCCGCCAAGTGAATCTAACGATGGGGCTGGTAGCGATGGCGTATCTGGGACAGTTAAGAAGAGGAAATCCCGATGGTCGGATGATGAGCCTAAACCAGTTACTCAACTTCCAGATTTCATGAAAGATTTTACAGGTATTGATCTTGATCCAGAAATTCAAGCTCTCAACAGTAGGTTACTTCAGATTAGTCGCAAATTGCAATCTGGGTTGCCGTTAGATGACCGTCCTGAAGGTGCTCGGTCGCCTTCGCCAGAGCCTGTTTATGATAACTTTGGAATTAGAATTAACACCAGAGAATTCCGAGCTCGTGAGAAATTGAATAGAGAGAGACAAGAAATCATATCACAGATTATCAAAAAGAATCCTGCTTATAAGCCTCCAGCTGATTACAGACCCCCAAAGCTTCACAAGAAGCTGTACATACCTATGAAAGAATTCCCAGGTTACAATTTCATTGGGCTAATTATTGGACCGAGGGGGAATACACAGAAGAGAATGGAAAGAGAAACTGGAGCTAAAATTGTTATCCGGGGTAAAGGGTCAACTAAAGAAGGTAGGTTGGGACAAAAGAGGGACTTGAAATCTGACCCATCTGATAATGAGGATCTTCATGTGATGGTGGAAGCTGACACTCAGGAAGCTCTTGATGCTGCTGCTGGCATGGTGGAAAAGCTTCTACAGCCTGTTGACGAAGTTCTCAATGAACATAAGAGACAGCAATTGAGAGAGCTTGCTACTTTGAATGGGACCATTAGAGACGAAGAATTCTGTAGACTATGTGGCGAACCAGGCCATCGACAGTTTGCTTGCCCTACCCGTTTGACTACTTTCAAGAGTGATGTCCTGTGTAAGATATGTGGTGATGGCGGGCATCCAACTATAGATTGTCCAGTGAAAGCAACAACAGGTAAAAAGATGGACGATGAATACCAGAACTTCTTAGCTGAGTTGGGAGGGAATGCTCCCGAATCTTCCTTTAAGCAAAGTTCAGCTACTCTAGCACTTGGTCCAGGAACCACAACTACTTTTACAGGTACCTCACAAACTGACTCGATCTCCAATGGGATCAACAAGCCCGTTAAGGAATTTGATGATACAAACTTATATGTTGGATACTTACCACCTACATTTGACGACGATTCGTTGATCAAGTTATTTTCACCTTTCGGAGAGATTGTGATGGCAAAGGTTATCAAAGACCGAACAACTGGGTTGAGCAAGGGTTATGGTTTTGTGAAGTATTCTAATATCGAGCAGGCTAACCATGCTATTACTTCTATGAGTGGCTACCGTTTAGATGGAAGAGTTATAGCTGTTAGAGTTGCTGGTAAATTACCTCAGCCGGTTGTTCCCCCAGGCCCACCTACTCTTAATCAGGCTCCTCATGGTGGTTATTCTGGTGCTCCAGTTCCATGGGGACTAACTAGGCCACCTCCTTATGCTCATTATCCATCTCCTCAAGGGTTAACCATGTATTCTCATCTTCCTGTACAACCTGTACCCTCATTTGGATTTCAGTATCCTCCTCAAATGGTGCAATCTGGTGAAACACAACAGATATTTCCCCCTGGAGTCAATTCTCAGACTAGCCCAGCTGTTCAGCCTGTTCTTACTAATGTGTACCCAAACAATGTAGCTTCGATTCCATCTTCAATTCAAGCTCAGTACCAACCATTTCCAAATACGTACCCATCTTATTACAATGTAGCTCCACCTCCACCACTACCTTCTGCTGACCTGTCACATAGTGTGGGTAATGTCCCCTGGGCCTCGACTCCTCCTGTGCCATCAGCTGCAGCCTCTGAAATGAAAGCTTATAGTGCAGATGCTGAGTATGAAAAATTCATGTCGGAAACAACATAG
- the LOC124930693 gene encoding structural maintenance of chromosomes protein 6B, with translation MKNESDFAASNRDDCRFRSGIVSRIRLENFMCHSNLQIELGDRVNFVTGQNGSGKSAILTALCVAFGCRAKGTQRAATLKDFIKTGCSYANVVVELKNRGVEAFKPDIYGDAILIERRILESGGSTVLKNSQGKKVATRREDLLELIEHFNIDVENPCVIMSQDKSREFLHSGNDKDKFKFFFKATLLHQVRDLLKSIRDQLADAERLVDELESSIRPIEKELDDLQTMIKNVEQVEEISHQVQLLKKKLAWSWVYDVDRELKEKHAVVEQLKRRAPKVQARIEGLMGKIEGLRERLGKKKAQSASMMEKTSELTRMRNELQHRLSMATKERLELEQEHHRKKSFIQKMVNRMKLLEQQVHAIEEQHITNTQAEAHEIDTKVKELQDVLDSSHVTISRLKKEEEYLAEQLSSKTREIEDIDREISDKRKRHKEILDQIRDLQLHKTNKVTAFGGPKVTALLQAIERHHYKFKSPPIGPIGAHLSLIQGETWATAVESALGKLLNAFIVTDHNDSLLLRSCAREAYYNHLQIIIYDFSRPRLSIPSHMLPQTKHPTTLSIIQADSPTILNVLVDIGSAERQVLVKDYEVGKAVTFDQKIPNLKEVYTSEGHKMFSRGKSQTILPPNKKARATRLSGSFEVQINNLDKDASHVQEQAQQTMERKRKLELVTQDLKVELQGAKRRRMGAEREATSNKLELQDMQNSYATESSTHVSSADELRQEITKLQEDIQGKEVALEEVQVQTEVAETKANELRTSFENLCESAKVDMRACDEAANELSLIEKDLHSAEIEKRHYEELKSTKVLPEIKTAEEEYVELENKRVESHRKASIICPESEIEALEGCDGNNPVKLSALLTRLSQRLQQESERCSESIEDLRMLYEKKERKILRKQQTYKAFREKLKACHNALELRSDKFERNASLLKRQLTWKFNSHLGKKGISGHVKVNYEDQTLSIEVKMPQDASNNGVRDTRGLSGGERSFSTLCFALALHEMTESPFRAMDEFDVFMDAVSRKISLDTLVEFALAEGSQWIFITPHDISMVKHDINVKKQQMEAPRNE, from the exons ATGAAGAATGAGTCCGATTTCGCTGCGAGCAACCGTGATGATTGCAGATTCAGATCTGGAATCGTATCTAGGATTCGATTAGAGAACTTCATGTGTCACAGCAACTTGCAAATCGAGCTTGGCGACCGCGTTAATTTCGTCACTGGCCAAAATGGAA GTGGTAAGAGTGCGATACTGACGGCATTGTGTGTTGCATTCGGTTGTCGAGCTAAAGGCACTCAAAGAGCTGCTACTCTGAAGGATTTTATTAAGACTGGTTGCAG CTATGCCAATGTCGTGGTAGAGTTGAAAAATCGAGGTGTAGAAGCTTTTAAACCTGATATATATGGGGATGCTATCTTAATAGAACGTAGGATTTTAGAATCAGGTGGTTCCACTGTTCTAAAGAATAGTCAAG GAAAAAAGGTGGCCACTCGTAGAGAAGATCTTCTTGAGCTCATAGAACATTTCAAT ATTGATGTTGAGAATCCATGTGTTATTATGAGTCAAGACAAGAGTAGGGAATTTTTACATTCAGGAAATGACAAAGACAAATTTAAG TTCTTTTTCAAGGCTACTCTTCTCCATCAAGTGAGAGATCTTCTGAAAAGTATCAGGGATCAGCTGGCTGATGCTGAGAGATTGGTGGACGAGCTAGAATCTTCAATTCGTCCCATAGAGAAAGAACTCGATGACTTGCAAACAATGATTAAAAATGTGGAGCAAGTAGAAGAGATATCACACCAGGTGCAGCTGTTAAAGAAGAAACTTGCTTGGTCATGGGTTTATGATGTTGACAGGGAACTTAAAGAGAAGCATGCAGTAGTTGAACAGCTGAAAAGGCGTGCACCTAAGGTCCAAGCTCGCATAGAAGGATTGATG GGTAAAATAGAAGGGCTTAGAGAGCGACTGGGAAAAAAGAAAGCTCAAAGTGCAAGTATGATGGAAAAGACATCAGAATTGACAAGAATGCGGAATGAACTGCAGCATCGCCTTTCTATG GCTACCAAAGAGCGGCTTGAGCTGGAGCAAGAGCATCATCGCAAGAAAAGTTTCATTCAGAAAATGGTCAATAGGATGAAGTTGCTTGAACAACAAGTGCATGCCATAGAAGAGCAACATATTACAAATACTCAG GCTGAAGCACATGAGATTGACACAAAAGTGAAGGAACTTCAGGATGTACTTGATTCCAGCCATGTTACAATCTCAAG gttgaagaaagaagaagagtaCTTAGCTGAACAGTTATCATCAAAGACACGTGAAATAGAAGACATTGATCGAGAG ATCAGTGACAAGAGAAAAAGACATAAAGAGATTCTTGATCAGATCCGTGATCTTCAactacacaaaacaaataag GTGACTGCTTTTGGAGGACCAAAAGTTACTGCCCTTTTGCAGGCAATTGAGCGTCATCATTACAAATTCAAAAGTCCACCAATTGGTCCTATAGGTGCTCATTTG TCTTTGATACAGGGAGAAACATGGGCTACTGCTGTTGAAAGTGCTCTAGGGAAGTTACTTAATGCTTTTATCGTTACTGATCATAATGATTCTCTTCTTTTGAGAAGTTGTGCAAGGGAAGCCTACTATAACCATCTTCAGATTATCATATACGACTTTTCCAGACCAAG GTTGTCGATACCTAGTCACATGCTTCCCCAAACGAAGCATCCCACCACTCTTTCCATTATACAAGCGGACAGTCCCACAATCCTGAATGTTCTGGTGGATATT GGAAGTGCCGAACGACAAGTTCTTGTAAAGGACTATGAGGTGGGTAAAGCAGTTACATTTGATCAGAAAATCCCAAATCTGAAGGAGGTCTATACATCTGAGGGACACAAAAT GTTCTCTCGTGGCAAATCTCAAACAATTCTTCCTCCAAATAAAAAGGCTAGAGCTACACGTCTATCTGGTTCATTTGAAGTTCAAATTAATAATCTAGATAAGGATGCATCGCATGTACAAGAGCAAGCTCAGCAAACTATGGAGAGGAAAAGGAAACTAGAACTAGTGACTCAGGATCTTAAAGTTGAACTGCAAGGTGCAAAG AGAAGGCGAATGGGTGCAGAACGCGAAGCAACATCAAATAAACTAGAATTGCAAGATATGCAGAATTCATATGCTACTGAGTCCAGTACACATGTTTCCTCTGCTGATGAACTTCGCCAAGAAATCACA AAACTCCAAGAGGATATCCAAGGAAAGGAAGTGGCATTAGAAGAAGTCCAAGTGCAAACGGAAGTGGCAGAGACAAAGGCCAATGAGCTTAGAACATCCTTTGAAAATTTATGTG AATCAGCAAAAGTGGATATGAGGGCATGTGATGAAGCAGCTAACGAGTTGTCGCTGATTGAGAAGGATTTACATTCAGCAGAAATT GAGAAGAGACATTACGAAGAGCTAAAGTCCACTAAGGTTCTTCCTGAAATAAAAACAGCGGAAGAAGAATATGTGGAGCTGGAAAATAAACGAGTG GAGAGCCACAGAAAGGCTTCTATTATTTGTCCTGAAAGTGAAATTGAAGCTTTAGAGGGTTGTGATGGAAACAATCCTGTCAAACTTAGTGCTCTTCTAACCAGGTTAAGTCAGAGACTTCAACAAGAGAGTGAAAG GTGTTCTGAATCGATTGAGGATCTCAGGATGTTGTATGAGAAAAAAGAGCGAAAGATATTGAGGAAACAACAAACCTATAAAGCATTTCGAGAGAAACTGAAA gcTTGTCACAATGCGCTAGAATTGAGATCAGACAAGTTTGAGCGGAACGCATCATTGCTAAAGCGCCAGCTGACTTGGAA ATTTAATAGCCATCTGGGAAAGAAAGGGATCAGTGGACATGTGAAGGTCAATTATGAGGATCAAACCCTCTCGATTGAG gtGAAGATGCCCCAAGATGCATCAAATAATGGAGTTCGTGACACTAGAGGGCTTTCAG GTGGAGAACGTTCTTTCTCAACATTATGTTTTGCGTTAGCTCTTCATGAAATGACTGAATCCCCATTTCGAGCAATGGATGAATTTGACGTGTTTATG GATGCAGTTAGTCGTAAGATTAGTTTGGACACCCTTGTGGAATTTGCTTTAGCCGAAGGTTCCCAGTGGATATTCATCACCCCTCATGATATAAG CATGGTGAAACATGACATCAATGTAAAGAAGCAGCAAATGGAGGCACCTCGGAATGAATGA